The proteins below are encoded in one region of Candidatus Poribacteria bacterium:
- the tsaB gene encoding tRNA (adenosine(37)-N6)-threonylcarbamoyltransferase complex dimerization subunit type 1 TsaB, which produces MKVIGIDTSAKTGSVALCDGDRLVAEVTLDMERTHSERLMPALDAALKLVGWEIADAELIAVATGPGSFTGLRVGVTTSKSLAFALGVPAVGVPTFDAIAHRWRYRDGELCILLDARKQEVYAARYQCGDGSARFIGEFRCLPVDDLLAEIEHRVLFVGDGVPPYRDRIGEALGDRAVFADAEAGMSRASAVAWIGAERADATPADAHDLAPLYIRRPEAIVRASQ; this is translated from the coding sequence GTGAAGGTCATCGGCATCGACACGTCCGCCAAGACCGGCAGCGTCGCCCTTTGCGACGGTGATCGGCTCGTCGCGGAGGTTACGCTCGACATGGAGCGCACCCACTCCGAACGGCTGATGCCTGCGCTGGACGCTGCGCTCAAGCTCGTCGGATGGGAGATCGCCGACGCGGAGCTCATCGCCGTCGCGACGGGCCCCGGCTCGTTCACCGGCTTGCGGGTTGGGGTTACGACGTCGAAGTCGCTCGCGTTTGCGCTGGGCGTTCCCGCCGTGGGTGTCCCAACGTTCGACGCGATCGCCCACCGATGGCGCTATCGCGACGGCGAGCTTTGCATCCTGCTGGACGCTCGGAAGCAGGAGGTCTACGCCGCCCGGTACCAGTGCGGCGACGGCAGCGCACGCTTCATCGGGGAGTTCCGCTGCCTGCCCGTCGACGACCTGTTGGCAGAGATCGAGCATCGCGTGCTGTTCGTCGGCGACGGGGTTCCGCCCTATCGGGATCGCATCGGCGAAGCGCTGGGCGACCGCGCGGTTTTCGCCGACGCGGAAGCCGGAATGAGCCGAGCGTCGGCGGTCGCCTGGATCGGGGCGGAACGCGCCGACGCCACCCCTGCCGATGCTCACGATCTCGCCCCGCTCTACATCCGCCGTCCCGAAGCCATCGTGCGCGCCAGCCAATGA